One window from the genome of Streptococcus halotolerans encodes:
- the atpF gene encoding F0F1 ATP synthase subunit B: protein MSTLINSTSLGNFIIVTGSFILLIVLIKVFAWEQLTGIFDEREKKIAADIDGAEVAREQAEILAQQRQDELAGARTEATEIIESAKETGKKQEAKILAEAHETAGRLKDKAEADIAQSKAEAFAGVKDDVADLTVLLAEKIMTKELDKTAQSKLIDNYLDQLGDA, encoded by the coding sequence ATGTCTACATTAATTAACAGTACAAGTCTCGGTAATTTTATTATCGTGACTGGGTCATTTATACTCTTGATTGTTCTGATTAAAGTATTTGCTTGGGAACAATTGACAGGTATTTTTGACGAACGTGAGAAAAAAATCGCGGCTGATATTGATGGTGCTGAAGTAGCTCGCGAACAAGCCGAAATACTGGCTCAACAACGCCAGGACGAATTGGCTGGAGCTCGTACAGAAGCTACTGAAATCATTGAATCTGCCAAAGAGACTGGTAAAAAGCAAGAAGCAAAAATCCTTGCTGAAGCTCATGAAACAGCAGGAAGACTTAAAGATAAGGCTGAAGCTGACATTGCCCAAAGCAAAGCAGAAGCCTTTGCAGGTGTTAAAGACGATGTGGCTGACTTGACAGTTTTATTGGCTGAGAAAATCATGACTAAAGAACTTGATAAAACAGCCCAAAGCAAATTGATTGACAACTACCTTGATCAATTAGGAGATGCGTAA
- the atpA gene encoding F0F1 ATP synthase subunit alpha — MAINAQEISALIKKQIENFQPNFDVTETGNVTYVGDGIARARGLDNAMSGELLEFSNGAFGMAQNLESNDIGIIVLGDFSTIREGDVVKRTGKIMEVPVGEELIGRVVNPLGIPVDGLGEIKTSKTRPVEEAAPGVMDRKSVSEPLQTGLKAIDALVPIGRGQRELIIGDRQTGKTSVAIDAILNQKDQDMICIYVAIGQKESTVRTQVETLRRYGALDYTIVVTASASQPSPLLYIAPYAGVAMGEEFMYNGKHVLIVYDDLSKQAVAYRELSLLLRRPPGREAYPGDVFYLHSRLLERSAKVSDALGGGSITALPFIETQAGDISAYIATNVISITDGQIFLQENLFNSGIRPAIDAGSSVSRVGGSAQIKAMKKVAGTLRLDLASYRELEAFTQFGSDLDAATQAKLNRGRRTVEVLKQPLHKPLPVEKQVLILYALTHGFLDSVPVEDILRFEESMYSYFDTHHEEIFETIRNTKDLPEESVLDAAIQEFKDQSQFN, encoded by the coding sequence TTGGCAATTAATGCACAAGAAATTAGCGCTTTAATTAAAAAGCAAATTGAAAACTTCCAGCCAAATTTTGACGTCACAGAAACTGGTAACGTTACTTATGTTGGTGACGGTATCGCACGTGCTCGTGGATTGGATAATGCCATGAGTGGTGAACTTCTCGAATTTTCTAACGGTGCTTTCGGTATGGCTCAAAACCTAGAGTCAAACGACATCGGTATCATCGTCTTAGGTGATTTCAGCACAATTCGTGAAGGTGATGTGGTTAAACGTACAGGAAAAATCATGGAAGTTCCTGTTGGTGAAGAATTGATTGGCCGTGTTGTCAATCCTCTAGGTATTCCAGTGGATGGACTTGGGGAGATTAAGACAAGTAAAACACGCCCAGTAGAAGAAGCAGCACCTGGTGTTATGGATCGTAAATCAGTTTCTGAACCTCTTCAAACAGGTCTTAAAGCGATCGACGCCCTTGTTCCAATTGGACGTGGACAACGTGAATTGATTATCGGTGACCGTCAAACAGGTAAGACATCTGTTGCTATTGATGCTATCTTGAACCAAAAAGATCAAGACATGATTTGTATCTATGTAGCTATCGGTCAAAAAGAATCAACCGTTCGTACACAAGTAGAAACCCTTCGTCGTTACGGTGCCCTTGATTACACAATCGTTGTAACAGCTTCTGCCTCACAACCTTCTCCATTGCTCTATATCGCACCTTATGCCGGTGTTGCTATGGGTGAGGAATTTATGTACAATGGCAAGCATGTTTTGATTGTTTACGATGATTTGTCAAAACAAGCCGTAGCTTACCGTGAACTTTCCCTTCTACTTCGTCGTCCTCCAGGACGTGAAGCTTACCCAGGGGATGTTTTCTACCTTCACTCACGTCTTCTCGAGCGTTCTGCGAAAGTATCGGATGCTTTAGGTGGAGGCTCAATTACAGCGCTACCATTCATCGAAACACAGGCTGGAGATATCTCGGCTTACATCGCGACAAATGTGATCTCAATCACTGACGGACAAATCTTCTTGCAAGAAAATCTCTTTAACTCAGGTATCCGTCCGGCTATTGATGCTGGTTCATCCGTGTCACGTGTTGGTGGTTCAGCGCAAATTAAGGCGATGAAGAAGGTTGCAGGGACTCTTCGTTTGGACTTAGCTTCTTACCGTGAACTTGAAGCCTTTACGCAATTCGGCTCTGATTTAGATGCGGCTACTCAAGCCAAATTGAACCGTGGACGTCGTACGGTTGAAGTCTTGAAGCAGCCGCTTCATAAGCCACTTCCCGTAGAAAAACAGGTCTTGATTCTTTATGCCTTGACACATGGTTTCTTGGACAGTGTTCCAGTTGAAGATATCTTGAGATTTGAAGAGTCTATGTATTCTTATTTTGACACTCATCACGAAGAGATCTTTGAAACTATTCGAAATACTAAGGATCTACCTGAAGAGTCAGTGTTAGATGCTGCTATTCAAGAGTTTAAAGATCAATCACAATTTAACTAA
- a CDS encoding F0F1 ATP synthase subunit C has protein sequence MNLQILALGLAVMGVSIGEGILVANIAKSAARQPEMFSKLQTLMFTGVAFIEGTFFVLFAFTFFVGK, from the coding sequence ATGAATTTACAAATTTTGGCACTCGGTCTCGCAGTTATGGGTGTAAGTATCGGTGAGGGAATCCTCGTTGCGAACATTGCAAAATCTGCAGCACGTCAACCAGAAATGTTTAGCAAATTGCAAACATTGATGTTTACAGGAGTTGCCTTTATCGAAGGTACTTTCTTCGTCCTTTTCGCTTTCACTTTCTTTGTCGGAAAATAA
- the atpB gene encoding F0F1 ATP synthase subunit A, with amino-acid sequence MGETQNPTASFLGLDFDLTILAMTLLTVLIVFLFVFWASRHMTMKPKGKQNVLEWLYEFVQNLIRPNVGVYTKNYTFLAFSLFLFVLVANNIGLVTKLETEEFSFWTSPTSNFMVDFTLSLIVAAIVHFEGIRKNGLGGYLKGYLTPTPAMLPMNILEELTNVASLALRLYGNIFAGEVVMTLLLQFANLSIFTAPVAFILNLAWTGFSIFISSIQAYVFVLLSTKYIGNKLDTQIKE; translated from the coding sequence TTGGGAGAAACACAAAATCCGACAGCAAGCTTTTTAGGTCTTGACTTTGATTTAACGATTCTTGCCATGACTCTCTTAACGGTTTTAATTGTCTTTCTTTTCGTCTTTTGGGCTAGTCGTCATATGACGATGAAACCTAAGGGTAAGCAAAATGTCCTTGAGTGGCTCTACGAGTTTGTTCAAAATTTGATTCGACCAAATGTAGGTGTTTATACAAAAAACTATACCTTTTTGGCTTTTTCACTTTTTCTATTTGTTTTAGTGGCCAACAATATTGGATTGGTAACAAAACTAGAAACAGAAGAATTCAGTTTTTGGACCTCTCCAACATCTAATTTCATGGTGGATTTCACCTTGTCACTCATTGTTGCAGCAATTGTTCATTTTGAAGGGATCCGTAAAAATGGCCTAGGTGGTTATTTGAAAGGTTACCTCACACCAACACCAGCGATGTTGCCGATGAATATTCTTGAAGAACTTACCAACGTTGCTTCTCTGGCGCTTCGGTTATATGGGAATATCTTTGCAGGTGAAGTGGTGATGACCTTGCTCTTACAATTTGCAAATTTAAGTATCTTTACGGCACCGGTGGCCTTTATTCTTAATTTGGCCTGGACTGGATTTTCAATCTTTATTTCGTCAATTCAAGCTTATGTGTTTGTATTGCTATCAACGAAATATATTGGGAACAAGCTAGATACACAAATCAAAGAATAA
- a CDS encoding F0F1 ATP synthase subunit gamma: protein MAGSLSEIKGKIASTKKTSQITGAMQMVSAAKLTKSEQAAKDFQIYASKVRQITTDLMKAELLSGSSNPMLISRPIKKTGYIVITSDKGLVGGYNSTILKSMMDTISEYHPDGNDFEIIAIGGMGADFFKARGIDVAFELRGLEDQPSFEAVARIISKAVEMYKNELFDELYVCYNHHVNSLTSQVRMQQMLPITELDANEATEGGASFELEPNREAILEQLLPQYTESLIYGAIVDAKTAEHAAGMSAMQTATDNAKNVINDLTIQYNRARQAEITQEITEIVAGASALE from the coding sequence ATGGCAGGTTCTCTTAGCGAAATCAAAGGGAAAATAGCTTCTACTAAAAAGACCAGTCAAATTACAGGAGCCATGCAGATGGTTTCTGCTGCAAAATTGACCAAGTCTGAGCAAGCAGCTAAAGATTTCCAAATTTATGCTAGTAAAGTTCGCCAAATTACAACTGATTTGATGAAGGCCGAATTATTATCAGGTTCGTCAAATCCCATGTTGATTTCTCGTCCCATTAAAAAAACTGGCTATATTGTGATTACATCTGATAAAGGATTAGTAGGTGGTTACAATTCTACTATCTTAAAATCGATGATGGACACTATCAGTGAATATCATCCAGATGGCAATGATTTTGAAATCATTGCTATTGGTGGGATGGGGGCAGACTTTTTTAAAGCTCGTGGTATCGATGTTGCCTTTGAACTACGTGGATTAGAAGATCAACCTAGTTTCGAAGCAGTGGCTCGTATCATTTCTAAAGCAGTTGAAATGTATAAAAACGAGCTCTTCGATGAACTTTATGTCTGCTATAACCACCATGTTAACAGTTTGACTAGCCAAGTTCGGATGCAGCAGATGTTGCCCATTACGGAGTTAGATGCCAACGAAGCGACAGAAGGTGGCGCATCCTTTGAATTGGAACCAAATCGTGAAGCTATTTTGGAGCAACTATTACCTCAGTACACTGAAAGTTTAATTTACGGGGCTATTGTTGATGCCAAAACAGCAGAACATGCAGCAGGCATGAGTGCTATGCAAACAGCAACGGATAATGCTAAAAATGTGATTAACGATTTAACAATCCAATATAACCGTGCTCGTCAGGCAGAAATCACACAAGAAATCACAGAAATTGTAGCGGGTGCAAGTGCCCTTGAATAG
- a CDS encoding F0F1 ATP synthase subunit delta → MDKKTLTLVENYSKSLVDVAVEHNLIREVKEDLIALLEIFQSTDLARTLSHDGISQAEKAALVSQLQEGSHLFVNNFLEVIKQNERESLLETILASAVEKLSVTAGEFPLEIQVADSLSDDQKSRLKAAAEKKFAISVGQVNEVINPELIGGFILKANNKIIDTSIKSQLQQLKMNLK, encoded by the coding sequence ATGGATAAAAAAACATTAACGTTAGTTGAGAATTACTCAAAAAGCTTAGTTGATGTTGCGGTAGAACATAATCTTATTCGTGAAGTCAAAGAAGATTTAATAGCTCTTTTAGAGATTTTTCAATCAACTGATTTGGCTAGAACTTTATCTCATGACGGCATTAGCCAAGCTGAAAAAGCAGCTCTTGTTAGTCAACTTCAAGAAGGAAGCCATCTTTTTGTGAATAACTTCTTAGAAGTCATTAAACAAAATGAACGTGAATCGCTTCTTGAAACCATCTTAGCTTCAGCTGTAGAAAAACTTTCAGTGACTGCTGGCGAGTTCCCCTTGGAAATTCAAGTCGCCGACTCTCTTTCAGACGATCAGAAATCACGTTTGAAAGCAGCTGCTGAAAAGAAATTTGCTATTTCAGTTGGTCAAGTGAATGAAGTTATCAATCCCGAGTTGATTGGTGGCTTTATTTTGAAAGCTAATAACAAGATTATTGATACAAGTATCAAATCGCAACTTCAGCAATTAAAAATGAATTTGAAATAG
- the glgA gene encoding glycogen synthase GlgA, whose product MKLLFVAAEGAPFSKTGGLGDVIGALPKSLVKHGHEVAVILPYYDSVADKFGDQVEDCFDFTVNVGWRHQYAGVKYIQREGVHFFFIDNQYYFFRGSVYGFWDDGERFAFFQLAALELMEKIDFIPDILHVHDYHTAMVPFLLKEKYHWIQAYRGIKTVFTIHNIEFQGQFGPEMLGDLFGVGSERYEDGTLRWNNCLNWMKAGVLYADRVSTVSPSYAEEIKTPAFGKGLDQIMRMESGKLSGIVNGIDTDLLNPETDPLIPYRFSKDDLTGKARNKAALQEHMGLPVRADLPLIGIVSRLTDQKGFDLVVSELEHILQHDVQLVLLGTGYADYENAFSWFASQYPDKLAANIMFDLGLAQEIYAASDVFLMPSAFEPCGLSQMMAMRYGSLPIVSQVGGLKDTVESYNEFTGQGTGFCFGELTGYWLTKTIERALQVYSQDKRAWQGLQQEAMSRDFSWDTASLAYEELYQQLHE is encoded by the coding sequence ATGAAACTCTTATTTGTAGCGGCAGAAGGTGCTCCCTTTTCTAAAACAGGAGGTCTGGGGGATGTGATTGGTGCGCTCCCCAAGTCTCTTGTTAAACATGGTCACGAAGTAGCTGTCATCTTGCCATATTATGATAGTGTAGCGGATAAATTTGGCGACCAAGTAGAAGATTGCTTTGACTTTACAGTCAATGTCGGTTGGCGCCATCAATATGCAGGAGTAAAGTACATTCAACGCGAGGGTGTTCATTTCTTCTTCATTGATAACCAATACTATTTTTTCCGTGGCTCTGTTTATGGCTTTTGGGACGATGGGGAGCGTTTCGCCTTTTTCCAACTAGCCGCTTTGGAATTAATGGAAAAAATTGATTTTATTCCTGACATTCTTCATGTTCATGATTACCATACAGCTATGGTGCCATTTCTGTTGAAAGAAAAATACCATTGGATTCAAGCTTATCGAGGTATTAAAACAGTCTTTACGATTCATAATATTGAATTTCAAGGCCAGTTTGGACCAGAAATGCTAGGTGATCTGTTTGGTGTAGGAAGTGAACGTTATGAAGATGGCACTTTACGTTGGAATAATTGTCTCAACTGGATGAAGGCGGGAGTTTTGTATGCTGATCGAGTTAGCACCGTATCCCCATCATATGCAGAAGAGATTAAAACGCCAGCCTTTGGTAAAGGCTTAGACCAAATCATGAGGATGGAATCTGGTAAATTATCAGGTATTGTCAATGGTATTGATACTGATTTGTTGAATCCTGAAACGGATCCACTTATCCCTTACCGCTTTTCTAAGGATGACTTGACTGGAAAAGCTAGGAACAAGGCTGCCTTGCAAGAGCACATGGGTCTTCCTGTCAGAGCAGACCTACCATTGATCGGTATTGTTTCGCGACTAACAGATCAAAAAGGATTTGATTTGGTTGTTAGCGAGTTGGAACATATTTTGCAGCATGATGTACAACTCGTTCTTTTGGGAACGGGTTATGCAGATTATGAAAATGCCTTTTCTTGGTTTGCCAGCCAGTATCCAGATAAGTTAGCAGCCAATATCATGTTTGACTTAGGACTTGCCCAAGAAATTTATGCGGCATCGGATGTGTTTCTCATGCCGTCAGCCTTTGAACCGTGTGGTTTATCTCAAATGATGGCCATGCGATATGGGTCATTACCGATTGTCAGCCAAGTCGGTGGTTTGAAAGACACGGTAGAATCTTACAATGAATTTACCGGTCAGGGCACAGGTTTTTGCTTCGGTGAATTGACAGGGTATTGGTTAACCAAGACGATAGAAAGAGCCTTGCAGGTCTACAGTCAAGATAAAAGAGCTTGGCAAGGTCTACAGCAAGAAGCCATGTCACGAGATTTTTCATGGGACACGGCCAGTCTAGCCTATGAAGAACTTTATCAGCAATTACACGAATAA